The following proteins are co-located in the Calliphora vicina chromosome 2, idCalVici1.1, whole genome shotgun sequence genome:
- the LOC135950449 gene encoding uncharacterized protein LOC135950449, whose product MVGKKHQKDPIPDNMEILVQKKSKVIDSISRIRQSIISKTISFNTFEIDCRLEILQGYITQAMEYQSELENLDPSNNDRSELEDLCVSTKSLLLSLQAKNRNPSFADTSFNMSAHHSRLPNMRLPKFSGKYSEFKNFMSLFENLVHNDHTLADIEKFNHLISCLSDEALGTVKAFQISEENYPKALSSLKKVYDNECLIFFDNISKLFDLPEIQKPSASALRSMIDTVSAIYDSLLSIGDDKKITNAILIHLVMSKVDPVTKSKWEEHLDFENLPLWSECEAILNKRYQHIAADESSNSRLKSTKSKNENPSKKSSKTSLACVKTKQSADKCLFCKSTQHNIYDCPSFAAEPVRQRFDFIKSVPACINCLKKGHTVSRCSFRKCGICNGSHNNLLHRFGNDSNVTTNNQNISNSSDRPTTSQASINFSSSDDNVILATALVKVRSNSGDFILARALLDSGSQTNLITEELAQRLRLKREGGKLNLNGIGKSNSVAKSSVEVTMKSRVNSTQFNSKFWILGSITSYLPDRKINTKDWDIPKNIELADPCFYKPQKVDILVGGEIFFELLCVGQIKSTYNMPMLQKTTLGWIVAGKCNQPKGTSSNICYVNELIENEDYVDTVVRKFWELEELPRDVVMYNEEHRECEKKFRESVKRLDSGRFLVSLPFKKDSNILGSSFDTAKRRFISLERRLSKDPTMRRASRELKELRKAYEDQRDALVSFAASVEIEFSFIPPRAPHFGGLWEAAVKQAKYLLLRAVGNASLNTEEMGTMLAEVEAVLNSRPIAPLSPDPNDGEALTPAHLLIGGGLRSLPPGSEEGVKGNVLKSWRRWRLLSGLKEMFWQAWSKEYILGLQHKVKWQQQIPNLQVGELVIIHEDNLPPQEWLTGRVVAVTEGKDGKLQMNSTPFCIEIEKIPNEIENFHLKLRNSILN is encoded by the exons ATGGTTGGTAAAAAACACCAAAAAGATCCCATTCCAGATAATATGGAGATTTTAGttcaaaaaaaatccaaagttATTGATAGCATATCTAGAATCCGACAATCTATTATATCAAAAACAATATCATTCAATACCTTTGAGATAGATTGTCGATTGGAAATATTGCAAGGTTATATTACTCAAGCTATGGAATATCAGTCAGAGTTGGAAAATTTAGATCCTTCGAATAATGACAGATCCGAGCTTGAAGATCTTTGTGTGTCAACGAAATCGTTATTGCTAAGTTTACAAGCCAAAAATAGGAATCCAAGTTTTGCTGACACTTCATTTAACATGTCGGCTCACCATTCAAGGTTACCAAATATGCGATTGCCAAAATTTAGCGGAAAATActctgaatttaaaaatttcatgagTTTATTTGAGAATTTGGTTCATAACGATCACACACTTGCTGATATTGAGAAATTTAATCATTTGATTTCATGCTTATCCGATGAAGCTTTGGGTACAGTAAAAGCTTTCCAGATTTCTGAGGAAAATTATCCAAAAGCTCTAAGCAGCCTAAAAAAGGTTTATGATAATGAATGCCTCATATTTTTTGATAACATTTCAAAGCTGTTTGATCTCCCTGAAATACAAAAACCTTCGGCTTCTGCTTTGCGTAGCATGATTGATACAGTATCAGCCATTTATGACTCACTATTATCAATCGGTGATGACAAAAAGATTACAAATGCAATATTAATTCATTTGGTTATGTCAAAAGTGGATCCAGTCACTAAATCTAAATGGGAAGAACatttagattttgaaaatcTTCCATTATGGAGTGAATGTGAAGCCATTTTGAATAAACGCTATCAGCATATTGCTGCAGACGAATCTTCAAATTCAAGGCTTAAATccacaaaaagtaaaaatgaAAATCCATcgaaaaaatcttcaaaaacaTCACTAGCTTGtgtgaaaacaaaacaatcaGCTGATAAATGCTTATTTTGCAAATCTACTCAACACAATATTTACGATTGCCCCTCCTTTGCCGCGGAACCGGTTCGTCAAagatttgattttataaaatccGTTCCTGCGTGCATTAATTGTCTTAAAAAGGGTCACACTGTATCGAGATGTAGTTTTAGGAAATGTGGAATTTGTAATGGTTCCCACAACAATCTTCTACATCGTTTTGGCAATGATTCTAATGTAACAACTAATAAtcaaaacatttcaaattcTTCTGATCGTCCAACAACATCTCAGGcctcaattaatttttcatcttctGACGATAATGTTATTCTTGCAACAGCATTGGTCAAAGTAAGAAGCAATTCAGGTGACTTTATTTTGGCTAGAGCATTATTAGATTCTGGATCTCAGACGAATTTAATAACTGAAGAATTGGCTCAAAGACTTAGACTAAAAAGAGAGGGAggtaaattgaatttgaatggcATCGGAAAATCTAATTCAGTTGCTAAGTCAAGTGTTGAAGTGACTATGAAGTCAAGAGTGAATAGCACACAATTCAATTCGAAATTCTGGATATTAGGTTCGATTACAAGCTATCTACCTGATCGTAAGATAAATACAAAGGATTGGGATATTccgaaaaatattgaattagCAGATCCATGCTTCTACAAACCACAAAAAGTGGATATTCTAGTTGGTGGTGAAATTTTCTTCGAGCTACTCTGTGTGGGTCAAATAAAATCTACATACAATATGCCTATGCTTCAAAAAACTACTCTTGGTTGGATTGTAGCTGGGAAATGCAATCAACCAAAGGGCACTAGCTCAAATATTTGTTACGTAAATGAACTGATTGAAAATGAAGATTATGTGGATACCGTTGTTAGAAAATTTTGGGAGCTAGAAGAGCTACCACGAGATGTAGTTATGTATAATGAAGAGCATCGAGAATGTGAGAAAAAATTTCGGGAGTCAGTTAAACGCTTAGACTCTGGTCGATTTTTGGTTTCTTTACCATTTAAGAAAGATTCAAATATTTTAGGATCTTCCTTTGATACTGCTAAGAGACGATTTATATCCCTAGAGCGTAGACTTTCCAAAGACCCAACAATGCGAA GAGCCAGCAGAGAGTTGAAGGAGCTACGGAAGGCGTACGAGGATCAACGGGACGCTCTGGTGTCATTCGCAGCATCAGTCGAAATCGAGTTCAGCTTCATTCCACCCCGAGCACCTCACTTCGGAGGTCTATGGGAAGCTGCTGTGAAGCAGGCCAAATACCTGCTTCTGCGAGCAGTAGGCAACGCATCTCTCAACACCGAAGAAATGGGAACTATGCTCGCAGAAGTGGAGGCGGTGTTGAACAGCCGACCCATAGCACCGCTGTCACCAGATCCCAACGACGGGGAAGCACTAACACCAGCACATCTGTTAATAGGCGGGGGTCTGCGTTCGCTGCCGCCAGGATCAGAAGAAGGCGTGAAAGGCAACGTGCTGAAGTCTTGGAGGCGATGGCGACTACTCTCCGGACTCAAGGAGATGTTTTGGCAAGCTTGGTCCAAAGAATATATACTGGGTCTACAGCACAAGGTCAAATGGCAACAGCAAATTCCCAATCTGCAGGTGGGCGAGCTAGTGATAATTCACGAAGACAACCTGCCACCCCAGGAGTGGTTAACCGGCCGAGTCGTAGCCGTAACCGAAGGCAAGGACGGCAAG TTGCAAATGAATTCTACACCATTTtgcattgaaattgagaaaattccaaatgaaattgagaatttccatttgaaattgagaaattcaattttaaattga
- the LOC135950450 gene encoding uncharacterized protein LOC135950450: MQVIVHQDSMEEDKSCPMYPVGGFIISGDPTPTAMVSGCGESNATATQASQVITPGQTSLHATGVARGQSGIPRLADCKKSKAIGGSDLSGEVPLDFSPSTSKAAKAQVVKAAKSPVSGASKGEATKRITLANPGSETNPRHKNPARRAATTRRSAYRFVEALGSKKIEDLTKEQQASLSWAKAYIAGLKTAPPSAELPAGPKRQRSEEDTATKSQQPGPKRPKAAQRSLAKSFSEIVKDSLVRAVIDRSANDGSISQLNWDMVKQKLVGVFWKVLKENPGTPPQCDDAGWYQGHVKLMSCVDERSALLLKTAVASLGEVWPGSRLEVVSVSEIPRKPRSIAKIPAEPSSPEEILEILQCCNPQLPTQDWKVVKVTDAEGSSRKAIVVLNKDSLGPLRKAQGKVYYGFGTIILRVYRSDNKGDTSSGDVKPMLSEEGMDCNDATDPADTEDTNSVSELVGTFFERMDEVVDEDALLNSDQEDADVTIVKMEHGEGDPDKPSPL, translated from the exons ATGCAAGTAATTGTCCATCAGGACTCAATGGAAGAGGATAAGTCATGCCCCATGTACCCGGTCGGGGGCTTCATAATCTCCGGGGACCCTACTCCCACAGCGATGGTTTCGGGCTGTGGTGAGTCGAATGCTACTGCAACTCAGGCTAGTCAGGTGATCACACCGGGCCAGACTAGTCTGCATGCTACTGGTGTCGCAAGAGGTCAATCTGGCATACCCAGATTGGCTGATTGTAAAAAATCCAAGGCAATAGGTGGTAGTGACCTAAGCGGCGAGGTACCTCTGGACTTCTCTCCAAGTACCTCCAAAGCCGCGAAAGCCCAAGTCGTCAAGGCGGCTAAATCCCCTGTTTCGGGTGCCTCTAAGGGGGAAGCGACTAA ACGCATCACCCTGGCCAATCCCGGCTCTGAAACTAACCCCAGGCATAAAAACCCTGCTAGAAGGGCTGCTACCACCAGGCGTTCCGCTTACCGCTTTGTTGAGGCACTTGGCTCGAAAAAAATCGAGGACCTCACTAAGGAGCAACAAGCTTCGCTTTCCTGGGCGAAAGCCTATATTGCTGGTCTCAAGACCGCTCCTCCTTCTGCTGAATTACCAGCGGGGCCTAAACGGCAACGTTCAGAGGAGGATACAGCGACCAAGAGCCAGCAACCGGGACCTAAACGTCCCAAAGCGGCACAAAGGTCGTTAGCTAAATCCTTTAGCGAGATTGTCAAAGACAGTCTTGTTAGGGCGGTTATCGACCGGAGTGCGAATGACGGATCCATATCTCAATTGAATTGGGATATGGTGAAGCAAAAACTGGTAGGGGTGTTTTGGAaagttctcaaagagaacccAGGCACTCCTCCACAATGCGATGACGCTGGTTGGTACCAGGGTCACGTAAAACTTATGTCTTGTGTAGATGAACGCTCAGCGTTGCTACTAAAGACTGCCGTCGCATCACTGGGTGAGGTTTGGCCGGGGTCTAGGCTTGAGGTGGTATCTGTGAGTGAGATACCCCGAAAGCCTAGATCCATAGCTAAAATACCAGCTGAGCCATCTAGCCCGGAGGAGATCTTGGAGATCCTTCAGTGCTGTAACCCACAGCTTCCAACTCAAGACTGGAAAGTTGTTAAGGTTACGGACGCTGAGGGCTCTTCAAGGAAAGCGATCGTTGTCCTGAATAAGGACTCTTTGGGGCCGCTAAGGAAGGCACAAGGGAAGGTCTACTATGGATTTGGTACGATCATCCTGCGTGTCTACCGTAGCGACAACAAAGGCGATACATCCTCAGGTGATGTAAAGCCCATGCTCTCGGAAGAGGGCATGGATTGCAATGACGCCACTGATCCAGCCGACACTGAAGATACCAACTCAGTCTCCGAACTAGTTGGTACATTCTTTGAACGGATGGATGAGGTGGTGGACGAGGACGCCCTCCTGAATTCTGACCAGGAGGACGCCGACGTCACTATTGTAAAAATGGAGCATGGTGAGGGTGACCCAGATaaaccttcaccactctaa